One segment of Anopheles stephensi strain Indian chromosome 3, UCI_ANSTEP_V1.0, whole genome shotgun sequence DNA contains the following:
- the LOC118511930 gene encoding guanine deaminase produces MKQVFVGQIVHCKSLDELELFEDGFVAVNDGKIESVGLRSQLDALPASESYERILLSPSQFLLPGLIDCHIHAPQVPNIGLGLDKPLLEWLESYTFPLEANYRDVEFASRVYKYVVNTTINHGTTTACYFGSIFTETNKILADEMVRQGQRGFVGKVSSNRMCPDFYVECDTETSVKDNVNFIRYVTGLNSELVSPIVTPRFAITCDEELLRELGKLAKQYRLNIQTHVSENLGEIETVKQQFPGAPHYSGVYDEVGLLTDRTVLAHGVHLEEAELRVLSARGTSIAHCPSSNTNLGSGFCDVLRLLNARVKVGLGTDVSGGSDMSILAAMRAALGVSQHLNFMKTQDVKGTGRVEQGAAKDGAKYIPLTYQQALFLATLGGAQALALDKQVGNFETGKQFDALLIDTDRQPIGGYKLPQSLTKEKTKVQLLLELVQKFVYVGDDRNIVGVYVAGKQIKA; encoded by the exons ATGAAGCAGGTTTTTGTTGGTCAAATCGTGCACTGCAAATCGCTGGACGAGCTAGAGTTATTTGAGGATGGCTTCGTAGCGGTAAACGATGGCAAG ATCGAATCCGTTGGCCTTCGCTCTCAACTGGATGCACTGCCAGCATCCGAATCGTACGAGCGAATCTTGTTATCACCGTCGCAATTCCTTCTTCCCGGTCTCATCGATTGTCACATACATGCGCCGCAAGTTCCCAACATTGGTCTCGGGCTAGATAAGCCGTTGCTGGAGTGGTTGGAATCGTACACCTTCCCGCTGGAAGCTAACTACCGTGACGTCGAGTTTGCCTCGCGAGTGTACAAGTATGTGGTG AACACCACAATCAATCATGGTACGACAACGGCCTGCTACTTTGGTTCCATTTTTACGGAAACGAACAAAATTCTGGCGGACGAGATGGTGCGCCAGGGACAGCGGGGCTTTGTGGGGAAAGTGTCTTCCAACCGCATGTGTCCGGACTTTTACGT CGAGTGCGATACGGAAACATCCGTAAAGGACAACGTCAACTTCATACGGTACGTGACGGGGCTGAACAGTGAGCTGGTAAGCCCCATCGTCACGCCCCGATTTGCCATCACCTGTGACGAAGAGCTGCTGCGCGAGCTTGGCAAGCTGGCCAAACAGTACCGACTCAACATCCAGACGCATGTGTCAGAAAACTTGGGAGAAATCGAAACGGTCAAGCAGCAGTTTCCAGGCGCTCCACACTACTCCGGAGTGTACGATGAGGTTGGACTGCTGACGGACCGAACCGTGCTGGCACATGGCGTGCATCTGGAAGAGGCCGAGTTACGGGTACTCTCTGCCCGCGGCACATCCATCGCACACTGTCCAAGCTCTAACACCAATCTCGGGTCCGGGTTTTGCGATGTGCTCCGTTTGCTGAACGCTCGCGTTAAAGTTGGCCTGGGAACGGATGTATCCGGCGGCAGTGACATGAGCATACTGGCTGCGATGCGTGCCGCACTTGGCGTTTCGCAGCATTTAAACTTCATGAAAACGCAGGACGTGAAGGGGACGGGCAGGGTCGAGCAAGGTGCAGCTAAGGATGGAGCGAAGTACATTCCACTAACGTACCAGCAGGCCCTCTTTTTGGCCACTCTCGGCGGTGCTCAGG CACTGGCGCTGGACAAGCAGGTGGGAAATTTCGAGACAGGAAAGCAGTTCGACGCACTGCTGATTGATACGGACCGTCAGCCCATCGGAGGCTATAAACTGCCGCAGAGCTtaacgaaggaaaaaaccAAAGTGCAATTATTGTTGGAGCTTGTCCAAAAATTCGTGTACGTTGGTGATGACAGAAACATTGTCGGTGTGTATGTCGCTGGCAAGCAAATTAAAGCATAA